The following are encoded together in the Terriglobales bacterium genome:
- a CDS encoding RNA chaperone Hfq, translated as MSKEPVDHTAARIAAESDFANRKLIRPSLARRDMPIVPRHERAASAARPNPGPRKSPPEQTHAENFYYQKQMQTRTPIVVVLRDGERIQGVIEWYDKRCIKLHRGNGEANLLIYKPAIKYLFKQSENSENDDQG; from the coding sequence ATGAGCAAGGAACCCGTCGACCACACTGCGGCCCGCATTGCCGCCGAATCCGACTTCGCCAACCGCAAGCTCATCCGCCCGTCGCTGGCGCGCCGGGACATGCCCATCGTTCCCCGCCACGAGCGCGCCGCATCGGCGGCCCGGCCCAACCCCGGGCCCCGGAAGTCGCCGCCGGAGCAGACGCACGCCGAAAATTTCTATTACCAGAAGCAGATGCAGACGCGCACGCCCATCGTGGTGGTGTTGCGGGACGGCGAACGGATTCAGGGCGTCATCGAGTGGTATGACAAGCGCTGCATCAAGCTGCATCGCGGGAATGGCGAAGCCAACCTGCTCATCTACAAGCCCGCCATCAAGTACCTGTTCAAGCAGTCGGAGAACTCGGAGAACGACGACCAGGGGTAG
- a CDS encoding site-2 protease family protein: MSEPLPPTASLPELPRFPHEVIFVPPPRPRRRIWLHLLLFLATTFTTLIVGARLQHNFNRNRPAYSEEEDFFPVTWALSEPSRLLMGTPFSVTLLLILLAHEMGHFVFCVRNRVYATLPFFIPAPTIIGTFGAFIRIRSPIRTRTALFDIGIAGPIAGFLVAVPALALGMMLSRDAPQVVSQSELQFGYPAIFDLLWAVLPLSDLQGGSSLLRDIYFHPIAVAAWVGMFATALNLIPGGQLDGGHIVYALSPRLHRNLSRLVAALLIPMSYYWWTGWLLWALILLITGTRHPQVQEFPELSPGRKRLARFGLLILLLTFIPAPFAGGSLRELLFAPPGG; encoded by the coding sequence ATGTCTGAGCCGCTTCCGCCCACAGCCTCGCTTCCGGAACTGCCTCGCTTCCCTCATGAGGTGATCTTCGTTCCGCCGCCGCGGCCGCGGCGCCGCATCTGGCTGCACCTGCTGCTTTTCCTCGCCACCACCTTCACCACTCTGATTGTGGGAGCGCGGCTGCAGCACAACTTCAACCGCAACCGGCCCGCGTACTCCGAAGAGGAAGACTTCTTCCCGGTCACCTGGGCGTTGAGCGAACCGTCGCGCCTGCTGATGGGCACGCCGTTCTCGGTCACTTTGCTCCTGATTTTGCTGGCGCACGAAATGGGCCACTTCGTCTTTTGCGTGCGCAACCGCGTGTATGCCACCCTTCCCTTCTTCATTCCCGCGCCCACCATCATCGGAACGTTTGGGGCCTTCATTCGCATCCGTTCGCCCATCCGCACGCGCACGGCGCTGTTCGACATCGGCATCGCCGGGCCTATCGCTGGTTTCTTGGTCGCGGTGCCGGCTCTGGCCCTTGGCATGATGCTCTCCCGCGACGCTCCCCAGGTGGTAAGCCAGTCGGAGCTGCAGTTTGGCTACCCGGCTATCTTCGACCTGCTATGGGCGGTGCTCCCGCTTTCGGACCTGCAAGGCGGCTCTTCCTTGTTGCGTGACATCTACTTTCACCCTATTGCCGTCGCCGCCTGGGTGGGCATGTTTGCCACGGCGCTGAACCTGATTCCCGGAGGCCAGCTGGATGGCGGGCACATTGTGTACGCGCTCTCGCCGCGGCTCCATCGCAACCTTTCGCGACTGGTGGCTGCACTGCTGATCCCGATGAGCTACTACTGGTGGACCGGGTGGCTGTTGTGGGCGCTTATCCTGCTCATTACCGGAACGCGTCATCCCCAGGTGCAGGAATTCCCCGAACTCTCTCCCGGGCGCAAGCGGCTCGCCCGCTTTGGCCTGCTCATCCTGTTGCTCACGTTCATCCCCGCGCCCTTCGCCGGGGGCTCCCTTCGCGAACTGCTGTTCGCTCCACCCGGCGGCTGA
- a CDS encoding ribonuclease HII, which yields MHVRRPSAVSKELSPAALKLRMLKKLRCTLRFERQAWTTGAQRVAGVDEAGRGALFGPVLAAAVILDPGRPIRGLRDSKLISADRREELAEVIRRRAVAFAVAAVDAARIDEINIYQASRLAMRDAVLQLSPAPDFLLVDAMRLDCDCPQRSIIHGDARCASVAAASILAKVERDRILRELDAQFPLYGLASNKGYSTAQHLESLRRVGPSPLHRRSFAPVWNCAQEPLAFMLEDEDAALLVSSGKADC from the coding sequence ATGCACGTACGCAGGCCGTCGGCCGTTTCCAAGGAACTTTCTCCCGCCGCGCTCAAGCTGCGCATGCTGAAGAAACTACGCTGCACTCTCCGCTTCGAACGGCAGGCCTGGACCACCGGCGCGCAACGGGTAGCCGGCGTGGATGAAGCCGGACGCGGCGCGCTCTTTGGGCCGGTGTTGGCGGCCGCGGTCATTCTCGATCCCGGGCGTCCCATTCGGGGCCTGCGTGATTCCAAGCTCATATCCGCAGACCGCCGCGAGGAACTCGCAGAGGTCATCCGCCGGCGTGCCGTGGCTTTCGCCGTGGCGGCCGTGGACGCCGCCCGCATCGATGAGATCAACATCTATCAGGCTTCACGTCTCGCCATGCGCGACGCAGTTCTGCAGCTCTCCCCTGCGCCCGACTTTCTTCTGGTGGACGCCATGCGCCTCGATTGCGACTGTCCGCAGCGCTCCATCATCCACGGCGACGCCCGTTGCGCCTCCGTCGCCGCCGCTTCCATCCTCGCCAAGGTGGAGCGCGACCGCATCCTGCGCGAGCTGGACGCGCAGTTCCCTTTGTACGGGCTGGCTTCCAACAAGGGGTACAGCACGGCGCAGCACCTCGAGAGCCTGCGCCGCGTTGGGCCTTCTCCGCTGCACCGCCGCTCGTTCGCTCCCGTCTGGAACTGCGCTCAGGAGCCGCTGGCCTTCATGCTGGAGGATGAGGACGCTGCCCTGCTTGTTTCCTCCGGCAAAGCCGACTGCTGA
- the rpoZ gene encoding DNA-directed RNA polymerase subunit omega — protein MDGFDSNYRYVLVAARRARQLLSGARPMVETPTRKPCRVAMEEIAAGKVAYVVGEPKAPAETAGEILDPPAGPS, from the coding sequence ATGGACGGATTCGACAGCAACTACCGCTACGTTCTGGTGGCCGCGCGCCGCGCGCGCCAATTACTCTCCGGCGCCCGGCCCATGGTCGAGACCCCCACCCGCAAGCCTTGCCGCGTCGCTATGGAGGAGATTGCCGCGGGCAAGGTGGCCTACGTGGTCGGCGAGCCCAAGGCACCGGCGGAGACCGCGGGCGAAATCCTCGATCCGCCAGCTGGTCCTAGCTAG
- the trmD gene encoding tRNA (guanosine(37)-N1)-methyltransferase TrmD codes for MKFDILTIFPDFFRGPMDYGVVRRAREAGLVEIAIHDLRAFAHDRHRTVDDRPFGGGEGMVLKPEPLFECAESLGIAPRAERAAARVRESVVLLSAQGRMFHQSLAAELAGLERVVLLCGRYEGVDERVAEHLADRELSVGDYVLSGGELAAAVVVDAVTRLLPGALGNEASARQESFTAAEAVASAGPSSTCASGGLLDYPHYTRPAEYKGWAVPEILISGHHEEIRRWRRRRALEKTWRNRPELLESVALNQEDRDLLAEIRSGKS; via the coding sequence ATGAAGTTCGATATCCTGACCATCTTTCCGGACTTTTTCCGCGGGCCGATGGATTACGGCGTCGTGCGCCGGGCGCGCGAAGCCGGCCTGGTCGAGATCGCGATTCACGATTTGCGGGCTTTCGCGCACGACCGGCACCGTACCGTGGATGACCGGCCTTTCGGCGGCGGTGAAGGCATGGTGCTCAAGCCGGAGCCGCTGTTCGAGTGCGCGGAATCGCTGGGCATCGCGCCGCGAGCGGAGCGAGCGGCCGCGCGCGTGAGGGAATCGGTGGTGCTGCTCTCGGCGCAGGGGCGCATGTTCCATCAGTCCCTGGCGGCGGAGTTGGCCGGACTGGAGCGTGTGGTGCTCCTCTGCGGCAGGTATGAGGGCGTGGACGAGCGCGTGGCGGAGCATTTGGCCGACCGCGAGCTTTCGGTCGGCGACTACGTGCTAAGCGGCGGCGAGTTGGCGGCCGCCGTGGTGGTGGACGCAGTGACGCGTCTGCTGCCGGGCGCGTTGGGCAACGAGGCTTCCGCGCGCCAGGAAAGTTTCACCGCCGCCGAAGCCGTGGCTTCCGCGGGTCCGAGTTCGACCTGCGCGTCGGGCGGGTTGCTGGATTACCCGCACTACACGCGGCCGGCGGAGTACAAGGGATGGGCGGTGCCGGAGATCCTGATCTCCGGGCACCATGAAGAGATTCGCCGCTGGCGCCGCCGCAGGGCGCTGGAAAAAACCTGGCGCAACCGGCCGGAACTGCTGGAGTCGGTCGCCCTGAACCAAGAGGATCGCGATCTGCTGGCTGAGATCCGGTCCGGGAAATCATAG
- the coaBC gene encoding bifunctional phosphopantothenoylcysteine decarboxylase/phosphopantothenate--cysteine ligase CoaBC — translation MKVVLGVSGGIAAYKAAEVVRLLQERGLRVQVVMTRAAQEFVRPLTFAALSGEKVITDMFGAGTEEPNIDSAVEHIAVAQSADALLVAPATADILAKFANGQADDFLTTLFLATTAPVVVAPAMNVNMWEHPATRANVEKLRERGVRVVEPDSGYLACGMVGPGRLAANETIVTAVLEALGAVPDLTGETVLVTAGPTREPIDPVRFLSNRSSGRMGYALAEAALRRGARVILVTGPVALDPPSGADVVRVETAAEMRAAVLERFAESTIVIKCAAVSDYRPKQVAAEKIKRSGDLSLELTPTADILAELGRSRTSQVLVGFAAETSDALENARRKLESKAVDVIVVNDVSRPGVGFDSERNAVSILGADHQVDVPETSKWEVAHRVLDAVVRLKQRRRAPAEAGR, via the coding sequence ATGAAGGTAGTGCTGGGTGTCTCCGGCGGCATCGCCGCCTACAAGGCGGCGGAGGTCGTCCGCCTGTTACAGGAACGCGGGCTGCGCGTGCAAGTGGTGATGACGCGCGCCGCGCAGGAGTTCGTGCGCCCGCTCACCTTTGCCGCGCTTTCCGGCGAGAAGGTCATCACCGACATGTTCGGCGCGGGCACTGAGGAGCCCAATATTGATTCCGCGGTCGAGCATATTGCGGTGGCACAGTCGGCGGACGCGCTGCTGGTGGCGCCGGCCACGGCTGACATCCTCGCCAAGTTCGCCAACGGGCAAGCCGACGATTTCCTGACCACGCTCTTCCTCGCCACAACGGCGCCAGTGGTCGTTGCCCCGGCCATGAACGTCAATATGTGGGAGCATCCGGCCACCCGCGCCAACGTGGAGAAGCTGCGCGAGCGCGGCGTGCGCGTGGTGGAGCCCGACTCCGGCTATCTCGCGTGCGGCATGGTCGGTCCGGGACGCCTGGCGGCCAACGAGACCATTGTCACGGCCGTACTCGAGGCGCTGGGCGCCGTGCCTGACCTGACGGGTGAGACCGTGCTGGTCACCGCGGGCCCCACGCGCGAGCCCATCGATCCGGTTCGTTTCCTCAGCAATCGCTCCAGCGGACGCATGGGATACGCGCTGGCCGAAGCTGCGCTGCGCCGTGGCGCGCGCGTCATTCTGGTGACGGGTCCGGTGGCGCTGGACCCGCCTTCCGGCGCCGACGTGGTGCGCGTCGAGACGGCGGCGGAGATGCGCGCGGCTGTCCTGGAGCGCTTTGCGGAATCCACTATCGTCATCAAGTGCGCGGCCGTCAGCGATTACCGCCCCAAACAGGTGGCTGCGGAGAAGATCAAGCGTTCCGGAGACCTGTCGCTCGAACTGACCCCCACGGCCGACATTCTTGCGGAACTCGGCCGCTCCCGCACTTCTCAGGTCTTGGTTGGTTTTGCGGCCGAGACTAGTGACGCGCTGGAGAACGCGCGTCGCAAGCTCGAATCGAAGGCGGTGGACGTCATTGTGGTCAACGACGTCTCCCGGCCGGGCGTGGGGTTCGATTCCGAACGCAACGCGGTCAGCATCCTTGGCGCTGACCATCAGGTCGACGTGCCAGAGACCTCCAAGTGGGAGGTAGCGCACCGCGTGCTCGACGCCGTCGTCCGACTGAAGCAGCGCCGCCGCGCTCCGGCCGAAGCCGGGCGCTGA
- a CDS encoding HU family DNA-binding protein: MIKLDIINEVVAKTGITKTKAELAVETVFDAMKKALSNSDRIELRGFGVFSVRPRKTGIGRNPRTGAEVSIPPGKAVRFKPGKELQSID; the protein is encoded by the coding sequence GTGATTAAACTCGACATCATCAACGAAGTCGTGGCCAAGACGGGCATCACCAAGACCAAGGCAGAGCTGGCGGTGGAAACGGTCTTCGATGCCATGAAGAAGGCGCTGTCGAACAGCGACCGCATCGAGCTGCGCGGCTTCGGCGTGTTCAGCGTCCGTCCGCGCAAGACGGGGATCGGGCGTAACCCGCGGACCGGCGCCGAAGTCAGCATCCCGCCGGGCAAGGCGGTGCGCTTCAAGCCCGGCAAGGAGCTGCAGTCCATCGATTGA
- a CDS encoding uracil-DNA glycosylase has product MSGRPLADPELRRALRARLGFYRELGIYDLYRRPAPGAANQAKAHGATQQTTEEATAPAESPHASAAAPMPDASQLALLDVGSGALAPIRRAEDPAALLRLIRDDIGDCTRCRLHQGRKNIVFGVGNPRADLMFIGEGPGADEDEQGEPFVGRAGQLLNKMIEAMDLKRGDVYIANVVKCRPPGNRTPERDECDTCSPFLNRQIEALAPRVIVALGAVAARTLLEVNQSMAALRGRWHDYRGVPLAVTYHPAFLLRDPRQKKEAWKDLQMVMQYLGLKAKGRTGLDAQ; this is encoded by the coding sequence ATGTCCGGCCGCCCTCTGGCAGACCCGGAACTGCGCCGCGCCCTGCGCGCCCGCCTCGGCTTTTATCGGGAACTCGGGATTTACGACCTCTATCGCCGTCCGGCGCCGGGTGCCGCGAATCAGGCGAAGGCGCACGGCGCGACGCAGCAGACCACAGAAGAAGCGACCGCGCCGGCGGAGTCGCCTCACGCCAGCGCCGCGGCGCCGATGCCGGACGCATCCCAACTGGCGTTGCTCGACGTCGGCAGCGGCGCCTTGGCTCCCATCCGCCGAGCGGAAGATCCTGCGGCGCTGCTGCGGCTGATCCGCGACGACATTGGAGACTGTACGCGCTGCCGGTTGCACCAGGGACGCAAGAACATCGTTTTTGGCGTGGGGAATCCGCGCGCGGATCTCATGTTCATCGGCGAGGGGCCGGGCGCCGATGAAGACGAGCAGGGTGAGCCGTTCGTCGGCCGCGCCGGGCAGCTCCTGAACAAAATGATCGAAGCCATGGACCTCAAGCGCGGAGACGTCTATATCGCTAACGTCGTCAAGTGCCGCCCGCCGGGCAACCGCACGCCGGAGCGCGATGAATGCGACACCTGCTCGCCGTTCCTCAATCGCCAGATTGAAGCCCTCGCGCCCCGTGTCATTGTCGCGCTGGGCGCGGTCGCCGCCCGCACCCTGCTCGAAGTCAACCAGTCTATGGCCGCGTTGCGCGGGCGCTGGCACGACTACCGTGGTGTCCCGCTCGCCGTCACCTACCACCCTGCATTCCTGCTCCGCGATCCTCGCCAGAAAAAGGAAGCCTGGAAGGACCTGCAGATGGTGATGCAGTACCTCGGCCTGAAGGCGAAAGGGCGCACCGGATTGGATGCGCAATAG
- the dcd gene encoding dCTP deaminase, with the protein MAIKSDRWIRKMALEQDMINPFAEKQVRDGVVSYGLSSYGYDLRVADEFKIFTNVMCSVVDPKNFDERSFVTVRADCAIIPPNSFALARSVEYFKIPRDILTVCVGKSTYARCGIIVNVTPFEPEWEGFVTLEISNTTPLPAKIYANEGLCQILFFQSDEVCEVSYKDKKGKYQAQSGIMLPRL; encoded by the coding sequence ATGGCAATCAAGAGCGACCGCTGGATCCGCAAGATGGCGTTGGAGCAGGACATGATCAATCCCTTCGCCGAGAAGCAGGTGCGCGACGGGGTGGTTTCCTACGGACTGTCCTCCTACGGATACGACCTCCGCGTAGCGGACGAGTTCAAGATCTTCACCAACGTGATGTGCTCGGTGGTGGATCCGAAGAATTTCGACGAACGCTCGTTCGTGACCGTGCGTGCCGACTGCGCCATCATCCCGCCCAACTCGTTCGCCCTGGCGCGCTCGGTGGAGTACTTCAAGATCCCGCGCGACATCCTAACGGTGTGCGTGGGCAAGAGCACTTATGCGCGCTGCGGCATTATCGTGAACGTGACCCCGTTCGAGCCCGAGTGGGAAGGATTCGTCACCCTGGAGATCTCCAACACCACCCCGCTTCCCGCCAAAATCTACGCCAACGAAGGGCTGTGCCAGATCCTCTTCTTCCAGTCCGATGAGGTCTGCGAAGTGAGCTACAAGGACAAAAAGGGAAAATACCAGGCACAGAGCGGGATCATGCTGCCGCGCCTGTGA
- the tmk gene encoding dTMP kinase, whose protein sequence is MTRKRARGKFITIEGLDGCGKSTQLAKLAEVLRADGHDVVETREPGGTPIGERIRGVLLDSHTSGLSGWAEMALMFAARAQHIAEVIRPALEAGRFVLCDRFTDSTEAYQGGGRRLGAEPVLALHRILCGDLQPDLTILMDSDVAASVERARRRNRRVADAAVATAALDENRFEQESRAFFQRVRDAYLAIARRETGRVVVMDARRPIETVHAEIVQTVRQRLLAAKSA, encoded by the coding sequence GTGACCCGCAAGCGAGCGCGCGGCAAGTTCATCACCATCGAAGGGCTTGACGGCTGCGGCAAGAGCACGCAACTGGCGAAGCTCGCGGAGGTCTTGCGCGCGGACGGGCATGACGTGGTGGAGACACGCGAGCCCGGCGGAACGCCCATTGGTGAGCGCATCCGCGGCGTCTTGCTCGATTCCCACACTTCCGGGCTTTCTGGCTGGGCGGAGATGGCGCTGATGTTCGCGGCCCGCGCCCAGCACATCGCGGAGGTCATCCGCCCGGCGCTCGAAGCCGGCCGCTTCGTGCTTTGCGATCGCTTCACCGACTCCACCGAAGCCTACCAGGGCGGGGGCCGCCGCCTGGGTGCCGAACCCGTGCTTGCCTTGCATCGCATCCTTTGCGGCGACCTGCAGCCCGACCTCACCATCCTCATGGACTCCGACGTGGCCGCCAGCGTAGAGCGCGCCCGCCGCCGCAACCGGCGCGTGGCCGATGCCGCCGTCGCAACCGCTGCGCTGGACGAGAACCGATTCGAGCAGGAGAGCCGTGCCTTCTTCCAGCGCGTCCGCGACGCCTATCTCGCCATCGCCCGGCGAGAAACCGGCCGCGTCGTGGTCATGGATGCCCGCCGTCCCATCGAGACCGTCCACGCGGAGATCGTCCAGACGGTGCGCCAGCGTCTGCTGGCCGCCAAGTCGGCGTGA
- the rplS gene encoding 50S ribosomal protein L19 encodes MSNHPVLDKFNAKTQRTDIPSFVPGDTVRVQVRIKEGDKERLQAFEGIVIARSRGPQASFTVRKISFGQGVERIFPVNSKVIDRIDVVRSAKVRRAKLFYLRSLRGKSARLREVE; translated from the coding sequence ATGTCAAACCATCCCGTGCTCGACAAGTTCAACGCCAAGACGCAGCGCACCGACATCCCGTCTTTTGTCCCCGGCGACACCGTGCGCGTGCAGGTGCGGATCAAGGAAGGCGATAAGGAGCGCCTGCAGGCGTTTGAGGGCATCGTCATCGCGCGCAGCCGCGGCCCGCAGGCCAGCTTCACCGTGCGCAAGATCAGCTTTGGCCAGGGTGTAGAGCGCATCTTCCCGGTGAATTCCAAGGTCATCGATCGCATCGATGTCGTGCGCTCCGCCAAGGTCCGGCGCGCCAAGCTGTTCTACCTGCGCTCCCTCCGGGGCAAGTCCGCCCGCTTGCGCGAAGTCGAGTAA
- the gmk gene encoding guanylate kinase, whose protein sequence is MSVFIISAPSGSGKSTLVTELRKNVPGLEFSISYTTRSPRGSEQNGREYYFVTREEFERMLSGDEFLEHAQVFGHYYGTHRRFQREADARGHDLLLDIDVQGARQMKEKIPEAVSIFVLPPSREELEQRLRRRSQAENMRSEEVIRNRLETATREIENYPGYDYILINDRLEQSIDALKAIVLAERLRSLGTPLGTDEQEIVETAERYRQAHAGEQLKRVLATFALPASDRR, encoded by the coding sequence ATGAGCGTGTTCATCATCTCGGCGCCTTCCGGTTCGGGGAAGTCCACGCTGGTCACCGAGCTGCGCAAGAACGTTCCCGGCCTGGAATTCTCCATCTCCTACACCACGCGCTCGCCGCGCGGCAGCGAGCAGAACGGCCGCGAATACTACTTCGTGACGCGGGAGGAATTCGAGCGCATGCTGTCGGGTGACGAATTCCTGGAGCACGCCCAGGTCTTTGGCCACTACTACGGGACACACCGGCGCTTCCAGCGCGAAGCCGACGCGCGCGGCCACGACCTTCTGCTCGATATCGACGTGCAAGGCGCGCGCCAAATGAAGGAAAAGATCCCGGAGGCGGTGAGCATTTTCGTGCTGCCTCCGTCGCGAGAAGAACTGGAGCAGCGACTGCGCCGCCGCAGCCAGGCGGAGAACATGCGCTCCGAGGAAGTGATCCGGAATCGCCTGGAAACTGCCACGCGGGAGATTGAGAATTACCCCGGTTACGACTATATTCTCATCAACGATCGCCTGGAGCAGTCCATCGATGCTTTGAAGGCCATCGTCCTGGCGGAGCGCCTGCGCAGCCTGGGCACGCCCCTGGGGACGGACGAACAGGAGATCGTGGAAACGGCCGAGCGCTACCGCCAGGCGCACGCCGGCGAACAGCTCAAGCGGGTCCTGGCGACGTTTGCTTTGCCGGCATCGGACCGGCGCTGA
- the priA gene encoding primosomal protein N', with product MPSFCDVALPVPLNTTFTYRLAADGQTPPVVGGRVLVPFRSQRLAGVVTSLHDQPPSVEAKTVLDVLDAEPVLDADLLRLADWIASYYLAPLGEVFRTMLPLAAEVRREVVWNIAEAGLTALHESAQRGSSARSRRTPDEQMAEYRVLDYLAAHESAREASLRTATGATRALLEGMLRKRWLVREDVSAARDARRLRRIALLHEVSGKLNANQKTLVETLAAAGGRLPVDALRDLEVPRTTLGTLVRRGVIELQQEPEDFRLTRVPATHSADWEFNREQREALEKIEAASRAGKFSVTLLYGVTGSGKTAVYLAAMQSVLSAGGSALLLVPEIGLTPAAAANLAQVFGDDVALLHSALTLRERAEQWHRIRGGQARIVVGTRSAVFAPLRDLRLIVVDEEQDSSYKQEEAPRYHARDVAVMRAKFLDAAVVMGSATPSLESFYNAQQGRYSRLELRQRVEQRPLPEVEVVDMRAEFKETGEDQLFSRTLLAEVRQRLERGEQAMVLLNRRGYSAAVLCRACGKTVECRNCAIALTFHKRMNRMVCHYCGHQQPVPRVCPQCGSDYVYFLGSGSEKLEERLHAAFPTARIGRLDRDTVRGRHDFERILAAFHAGEFDLLVGTQMIAKGHDVHGVTLVGVVGADFALGFPDFRAAERTFQLLTQVAGRAGRGSTPGRVVLQTYFPEHYAIQFAARHDYEGFFEKELRFRRWMRYPPFTAVANVLLRSDKLERALRWAGLLGRWFESTAKSRPADFRVLGPAAAPILRLKRDYRYHFVLKSASRKRLNETLRALIAYADAQKIPRTNVIVDVDALQLL from the coding sequence ATGCCCTCCTTCTGCGACGTCGCGCTGCCCGTGCCCCTCAATACCACCTTCACGTATCGCCTGGCGGCGGACGGGCAGACTCCGCCGGTAGTCGGGGGACGCGTCCTGGTTCCGTTCCGCAGCCAGCGCCTGGCGGGCGTGGTGACATCACTGCACGACCAGCCGCCGTCGGTTGAGGCCAAGACGGTGCTCGATGTCCTCGATGCGGAGCCCGTTCTCGATGCCGACTTGCTGCGCCTGGCGGATTGGATCGCCAGCTACTACCTGGCGCCCCTGGGCGAAGTGTTTCGCACCATGCTGCCGCTGGCAGCGGAGGTCAGGCGCGAGGTCGTGTGGAACATCGCCGAGGCCGGTTTGACCGCTCTGCATGAATCAGCGCAGCGGGGCTCGTCTGCGCGCTCGCGTCGCACTCCCGACGAACAGATGGCCGAGTACCGCGTGCTCGATTACCTGGCGGCGCATGAGTCCGCCCGCGAAGCCTCGCTGCGCACGGCCACCGGCGCCACACGCGCACTGCTCGAAGGAATGCTGCGCAAGAGGTGGCTGGTGCGCGAGGACGTCTCGGCAGCCCGCGATGCCCGACGGCTGCGACGCATCGCGCTGCTGCATGAGGTGAGCGGAAAGCTCAATGCCAACCAGAAGACGCTGGTGGAGACGCTGGCCGCAGCCGGGGGCCGCCTGCCCGTGGATGCGTTACGCGACCTCGAGGTACCGAGAACGACGCTGGGGACGTTGGTGCGCCGCGGCGTCATCGAGTTGCAGCAGGAGCCGGAAGATTTCCGGCTCACGCGTGTGCCCGCCACGCACAGCGCCGACTGGGAGTTCAACCGCGAGCAGCGTGAAGCGCTGGAAAAGATCGAGGCTGCCTCGCGGGCAGGGAAGTTCTCGGTCACGCTGCTCTACGGCGTCACCGGCTCCGGGAAGACCGCGGTGTACCTCGCGGCGATGCAGTCAGTGCTGTCCGCGGGCGGCTCCGCGCTGCTGCTGGTGCCGGAGATCGGGCTGACGCCGGCCGCAGCCGCCAACCTGGCACAGGTGTTCGGCGACGACGTGGCGTTGCTGCACTCGGCGCTCACGCTGCGCGAGCGCGCCGAGCAGTGGCATCGCATCCGCGGTGGGCAGGCGCGCATCGTGGTGGGGACGCGCTCGGCGGTATTCGCGCCCCTGCGTGACTTGCGCCTCATCGTGGTGGATGAAGAGCAGGATTCTTCTTACAAACAGGAGGAGGCGCCACGCTACCACGCCCGCGACGTGGCCGTGATGCGCGCCAAGTTCCTGGACGCCGCCGTGGTCATGGGCTCGGCCACACCTTCGCTGGAGTCGTTCTACAACGCGCAGCAGGGAAGATATTCGCGCCTCGAACTGCGCCAGCGCGTGGAGCAGCGCCCCCTGCCCGAGGTCGAAGTCGTGGACATGCGGGCCGAGTTCAAGGAGACCGGTGAAGACCAACTGTTTTCCCGCACTCTGCTGGCCGAGGTGCGCCAGCGCCTGGAGCGCGGCGAGCAGGCCATGGTGCTGCTCAACCGCCGTGGCTATTCCGCCGCCGTACTGTGCCGCGCCTGCGGAAAGACGGTCGAGTGTCGCAATTGCGCCATCGCCCTCACCTTCCACAAGCGCATGAACCGCATGGTCTGCCATTACTGCGGACATCAGCAGCCTGTGCCCCGCGTCTGCCCGCAATGCGGCAGCGACTACGTTTATTTCCTGGGCTCGGGGTCAGAGAAACTGGAGGAGCGGCTGCACGCGGCGTTTCCCACGGCGCGCATCGGGCGCCTGGATCGCGACACGGTGCGCGGACGCCACGACTTCGAGCGCATCCTGGCCGCGTTCCATGCCGGCGAATTCGACCTGCTGGTGGGCACGCAGATGATCGCCAAGGGACACGACGTCCACGGGGTCACGCTGGTCGGCGTGGTGGGCGCCGACTTCGCTCTCGGCTTTCCCGATTTCCGCGCCGCCGAGCGCACCTTCCAACTGCTCACCCAGGTGGCGGGGCGCGCCGGCCGCGGCTCCACGCCCGGCCGCGTCGTCCTCCAGACCTATTTCCCCGAACACTATGCCATCCAGTTTGCCGCCCGGCATGACTACGAAGGCTTCTTCGAAAAGGAACTGCGGTTTCGTCGCTGGATGCGCTACCCGCCGTTCACCGCCGTCGCCAACGTCCTCCTACGAAGTGACAAGTTGGAGCGCGCCTTGCGCTGGGCCGGTCTGCTGGGGAGATGGTTCGAGAGCACGGCGAAGTCGCGTCCGGCTGACTTCCGCGTGCTCGGCCCCGCAGCCGCGCCCATCCTGCGTCTGAAGCGCGACTACCGCTATCACTTCGTACTCAAGTCCGCCAGCCGCAAGCGGCTGAATGAAACCTTGCGAGCGCTCATCGCTTACGCCGACGCGCAGAAGATCCCGCGCACGAACGTCATTGTGGATGTGGACGCGTTGCAGTTGCTGTAA